A single genomic interval of Terriglobia bacterium harbors:
- a CDS encoding RidA family protein: protein MKKAFVLITISVLAATALSAQAAPKKGGAQSARRYINLPKPVQAPFSDAVLAGNTLYIAGRIGVDPKTGKPPDDIEQEVRILLDGFKSVLAETGMTMDDLVFVQVFCPDLSLYGKFNDVYKTYFGKDYPARAFVGSGPLLRGGHFEMNGIAVKK from the coding sequence ATGAAGAAAGCTTTTGTCCTGATCACGATCAGCGTCCTCGCAGCGACAGCCCTCTCCGCTCAAGCCGCGCCCAAGAAGGGCGGAGCGCAATCCGCCCGCCGCTACATCAATTTGCCGAAGCCGGTCCAGGCGCCCTTCAGCGACGCTGTGCTGGCCGGCAACACCCTCTACATCGCGGGGCGCATCGGCGTCGATCCCAAGACCGGCAAGCCGCCCGACGACATCGAGCAGGAGGTCCGCATCCTGCTCGACGGCTTCAAGTCGGTGCTCGCCGAGACCGGCATGACCATGGACGACCTCGTCTTCGTCCAGGTCTTTTGTCCCGACCTCTCGCTCTATGGAAAATTCAACGACGTCTACAAAACTTATTTCGGAAAGGACTACCCGGCGCGCGCCTTCGTCGGTTCCGGCCCGCTGTTGCGCGGCGGACACTTCGAGATGAATGGCATCGCGGTGAAAAAATAA
- a CDS encoding carboxypeptidase-like regulatory domain-containing protein, translated as MKRFAFIAALLFALALHADDKVATLNFLVVRAENGKPIRNASIVLHPVSKDGRQKHAGYQLKTDPDGKASFDGAPFGKLRVQVLVRGFQTYGEDFEINQPTQEITIKLKRPQGQYSIYDDKPKQEEKKPAEKPK; from the coding sequence ATGAAACGGTTCGCGTTCATCGCTGCACTGTTGTTTGCCCTCGCGCTCCACGCGGACGACAAAGTTGCAACCCTGAATTTTCTGGTGGTGAGGGCGGAGAACGGCAAGCCCATCCGCAATGCCTCGATCGTGCTGCATCCGGTTTCCAAGGATGGACGCCAGAAGCACGCCGGCTACCAACTCAAGACCGATCCTGACGGCAAGGCGAGCTTTGACGGCGCGCCCTTCGGCAAGTTACGCGTGCAGGTGCTGGTGCGCGGGTTTCAGACCTACGGCGAGGATTTCGAAATCAACCAGCCGACACAGGAAATCACGATCAAGCTCAAACGCCCGCAGGGCCAGTATTCGATTTACGACGACAAGCCGAAGCAGGAAGAAAAAAAGCCGGCAGAGAAACCAAAATAG
- a CDS encoding AMP-binding protein, whose product MSSSSQLNPQRLRTELYADPAGVFVHNAILSACRKYAAKTVFLDTSYTAARRISYGEYGETVERLARGLVAAGVKPGDRVGIFLPNTWEFAATYHATTLAGAIPSPLNPSYKEREVRYQLENSGAKVLITDGALIAEINLQGLPGLARVYTARHAAAGASDFSELLRPVTAPLPSPEKPPELTLAALPFSSGTTGLPKGVMLTHSNLVTNVYQLIGPHAAPFTGQETGLCFLPLYHIYGLNVVLNPCLMLGCTVVLMPRFDPVRALQLIAEEGITFMPLVPPVLNIFCQAAERGEFPRDHRIKWVKSGAAPLAPELAKRFTALTGVKIAQGYGMTEASPVTHVGFEHGPLYNPISIGQPVALTDCRLLGELETEVGAGEIGELVMRGPQFMLGYWNAPESTADVVRDGWYYSGDVARMDEQGLYYIVDRRKEMIKYKGFPVAPAEVESVLLEHPAVRDCGVVGRKDEAAGEIPCAFIVLREGFPSSEKTQAEICGYVGERLTGYKQPREVRFVTAIPRNPSGKILRRELRKIL is encoded by the coding sequence ATGTCTTCTTCATCGCAGTTGAATCCTCAAAGGCTGCGGACGGAGTTGTACGCCGATCCGGCGGGCGTGTTCGTGCACAACGCCATCCTGAGCGCGTGCCGCAAATACGCCGCCAAGACGGTGTTCCTTGACACGTCGTACACGGCGGCGCGGCGGATTTCCTACGGCGAGTACGGCGAGACGGTGGAGCGGCTGGCGCGCGGCCTGGTGGCGGCGGGAGTGAAGCCGGGGGATCGCGTCGGCATTTTTCTGCCGAATACCTGGGAGTTCGCCGCGACCTATCATGCGACGACGCTGGCGGGCGCGATCCCGTCGCCGCTGAATCCCAGCTACAAAGAGCGCGAGGTCCGCTATCAACTGGAGAATTCCGGCGCCAAAGTCCTGATTACCGACGGCGCTCTGATCGCGGAAATCAATCTTCAGGGACTGCCGGGCCTGGCGCGGGTGTACACCGCGCGCCACGCGGCGGCGGGCGCGAGCGACTTTTCCGAGCTGCTGCGGCCGGTCACGGCGCCTCTGCCTTCGCCGGAGAAGCCGCCGGAGTTGACCCTGGCCGCGCTTCCCTTCTCCAGCGGCACCACCGGCCTGCCCAAAGGCGTCATGCTCACGCATTCCAACCTGGTGACCAACGTCTACCAACTGATCGGTCCCCATGCGGCGCCGTTCACCGGGCAGGAAACCGGGCTGTGTTTTCTCCCGCTGTACCACATCTATGGGCTGAACGTAGTGCTGAACCCGTGCCTGATGCTGGGTTGCACGGTGGTGCTGATGCCGCGCTTCGATCCGGTTCGCGCCCTGCAGTTGATCGCCGAGGAAGGCATCACGTTTATGCCACTGGTGCCGCCGGTGCTGAACATCTTCTGCCAGGCGGCGGAGCGCGGCGAGTTCCCCCGCGATCACCGCATCAAGTGGGTGAAATCGGGCGCGGCGCCGCTGGCCCCGGAACTGGCCAAGCGCTTCACCGCGCTCACCGGGGTGAAGATCGCGCAAGGATACGGCATGACCGAGGCGTCGCCGGTGACGCATGTGGGATTCGAGCACGGCCCGCTGTACAACCCGATTTCCATCGGGCAGCCGGTGGCGCTCACCGATTGCCGCCTGCTCGGCGAACTGGAAACCGAGGTCGGCGCCGGTGAGATCGGCGAGTTGGTGATGCGCGGGCCGCAATTCATGCTGGGATATTGGAACGCGCCGGAATCAACCGCGGACGTGGTGCGCGACGGCTGGTACTACTCCGGAGACGTGGCGCGCATGGACGAGCAGGGCCTGTATTACATCGTGGACCGGCGCAAGGAGATGATCAAGTACAAGGGATTTCCGGTGGCGCCGGCGGAGGTGGAGAGCGTGCTGCTGGAGCATCCGGCGGTGCGCGACTGCGGCGTGGTCGGCAGGAAGGACGAAGCGGCGGGCGAGATTCCCTGCGCGTTTATCGTGCTGCGTGAGGGGTTCCCGTCCAGCGAGAAGACGCAGGCAGAAATCTGCGGCTACGTGGGCGAGCGCCTGACCGGCTACAAACAGCCGCGCGAGGTGCGCTTCGTCACCGCGATCCCGCGCAACCCGTCGGGGAAAATCTTGCGGCGGGAGTTGCGGAAGATTTTGTGA
- a CDS encoding glutaredoxin family protein, whose translation MDTHEVILYSRKGCHLCEVVKESLEGLTHRARFTWREVDIDQDEELRQKYNDEVPVVFINGRKAFKYSMDEEEFLKKLAAR comes from the coding sequence ATGGATACGCACGAGGTCATTCTCTATTCCCGCAAAGGTTGTCATCTGTGCGAAGTGGTGAAGGAGTCGCTGGAGGGGCTGACCCATCGCGCTCGGTTCACCTGGCGCGAGGTGGACATTGACCAGGATGAGGAGCTGCGGCAGAAATATAACGACGAAGTCCCCGTCGTCTTCATCAATGGGCGGAAGGCGTTTAAGTACAGCATGGATGAAGAGGAGTTCTTGAAAAAGCTGGCAGCGCGGTAA
- the ftcD gene encoding glutamate formimidoyltransferase — protein MSTLVECVPNFSEGRDQAKVDAIIEAMKVPGVYLLDREMDADHNRCVITLAGDREHIGEAAIRGVGKAAELIDLTQHQGAHPRMGAADVIPFIPIDGVTLEDCVAIARKVGEEIWRRFQIPVYLYEAAATRPERQNLEYIRRGQFEGIRDEIATNPARQPDFGEPRVHPTAGATVVGARKFLIAYNVYLNTPDVEIAQKVAKTVRFSNGGLRYVKGMGIPVRGLAQVSMNLTDFEQTPIARVFEYVKREAARYGVLPAFSEIVGLIPKKALEDAAEWFLQVENFDSSLILENRLAAVMGGKISVGGLRSGVEPFVEQLAAPTATPGGGSASAAAGAMAAALAHMVAGMSRGKKNYLQHERELSEAIARLAQLREEMKAAIDADAASYDAVVKAYKQAKDSAGKNGAINEALRQATNVPLAVAERAREVGRIAESLGAITNPRMASDLTVSKALARAAMEGAIANVEINLESLQAEEPMFAEEVRQKVAELKTSG, from the coding sequence ATGTCCACGCTGGTTGAGTGTGTACCGAACTTTTCCGAGGGTCGCGACCAGGCGAAGGTTGACGCCATCATCGAGGCCATGAAGGTCCCCGGAGTCTACCTGCTGGACCGGGAAATGGACGCCGACCACAACCGCTGCGTGATCACGCTGGCCGGCGACCGCGAGCACATCGGCGAGGCCGCCATTCGCGGCGTCGGCAAGGCCGCCGAACTGATTGACCTCACCCAACACCAGGGCGCGCATCCGCGCATGGGCGCCGCCGATGTCATTCCCTTCATTCCGATTGACGGGGTCACGCTGGAAGACTGCGTGGCCATCGCGCGCAAGGTGGGCGAAGAAATCTGGCGGCGGTTCCAGATCCCCGTCTATCTCTATGAAGCGGCCGCGACCCGGCCCGAGCGGCAGAACCTGGAATACATACGGCGCGGCCAGTTCGAGGGCATCCGCGACGAGATCGCGACCAATCCGGCGCGCCAGCCCGATTTCGGCGAGCCGCGGGTGCACCCGACGGCGGGCGCAACCGTGGTGGGCGCACGCAAATTCCTGATCGCTTACAACGTTTACCTCAACACGCCGGACGTGGAAATCGCGCAAAAAGTCGCCAAGACAGTGCGCTTCTCCAATGGCGGGTTGCGCTACGTGAAGGGCATGGGGATTCCGGTGCGCGGGCTGGCGCAGGTTTCCATGAACCTGACCGACTTCGAGCAGACCCCGATCGCGCGCGTCTTCGAGTACGTGAAGCGCGAGGCGGCGCGTTATGGCGTGCTGCCGGCGTTCAGCGAAATCGTCGGGCTGATCCCGAAAAAGGCGCTGGAGGACGCCGCCGAGTGGTTCCTCCAGGTGGAGAATTTTGATTCGTCGCTGATCTTGGAAAACCGGCTGGCGGCGGTGATGGGCGGCAAGATATCCGTCGGCGGGCTGCGCTCCGGCGTGGAGCCGTTCGTCGAACAACTGGCAGCGCCCACCGCCACACCGGGCGGCGGAAGCGCGTCCGCTGCCGCGGGCGCCATGGCAGCGGCGCTGGCGCACATGGTGGCCGGCATGTCGCGCGGCAAGAAGAATTACCTCCAGCACGAGCGCGAGTTGAGTGAAGCCATCGCGCGCCTGGCGCAGTTGCGGGAAGAGATGAAGGCGGCGATTGATGCCGACGCGGCGTCGTATGACGCGGTGGTGAAGGCCTACAAGCAGGCCAAGGATTCCGCCGGAAAAAATGGCGCGATCAATGAAGCTCTGCGGCAGGCAACGAATGTGCCGCTGGCGGTGGCGGAGCGCGCGCGCGAGGTAGGGCGGATTGCGGAGAGCCTGGGTGCGATCACCAATCCGAGGATGGCATCGGATTTGACCGTATCGAAGGCGCTGGCGCGGGCGGCGATGGAGGGTGCGATCGCCAACGTCGAGATCAACCTCGAGTCATTGCAGGCGGAAGAGCCCATGTTCGCGGAAGAAGTGCGGCAGAAGGTGGCGGAGTTGAAGACCAGTGGCTAG
- a CDS encoding SPOR domain-containing protein, whose translation MTNQDDEVTLGTGRLLGLFFGLVIVCALFFSLGFTLGRRSEPVAAASTTVPAVVGAEAKPSSARAEATIKPDCATPGACPETAPKSTTDELTFYKAVEQNEPKAKLEPPAPPAAARVTTRTAESKPVTPEMHRSGMLGSGYMVQVAAVSKQDDAEALVQALRKKSYPVITTSGPNDKFYHVQVGPFAEMKQAEATRSKLIADGYNPILKK comes from the coding sequence ATGACCAATCAGGATGACGAAGTCACGCTCGGCACAGGCCGCCTTCTGGGCCTGTTTTTTGGCCTGGTGATCGTTTGCGCGCTGTTCTTCAGCCTGGGATTTACGCTGGGACGCCGCTCGGAACCGGTTGCGGCCGCGTCCACCACCGTCCCCGCCGTCGTGGGCGCCGAAGCGAAGCCATCGTCGGCGCGGGCCGAGGCCACAATCAAGCCCGACTGCGCCACTCCGGGCGCGTGCCCGGAAACGGCGCCCAAGTCCACCACCGACGAGCTGACCTTCTATAAAGCGGTGGAGCAGAACGAGCCCAAGGCAAAGCTGGAGCCGCCGGCACCGCCTGCGGCTGCGCGAGTGACCACCCGAACGGCGGAATCCAAGCCGGTAACGCCGGAAATGCACCGTTCGGGGATGCTCGGCTCCGGGTACATGGTTCAGGTGGCCGCGGTCTCCAAGCAGGACGACGCCGAAGCGCTGGTGCAAGCGCTGCGCAAGAAGAGTTATCCCGTCATTACCACCAGCGGGCCGAATGACAAGTTTTATCATGTGCAAGTGGGACCGTTTGCGGAGATGAAGCAGGCGGAAGCGACCCGCTCCAAGCTGATCGCCGACGGGTATAACCCGATCCTGAAGAAATAG
- a CDS encoding slipin family protein yields the protein MNPLTFIPIAIVVLYILNSIKILPEYERGVIFRLGRLLPEPKGPGIFLVFAPVDKMVRTSLQQEALEVPPQDIITRDNVTLKVNAVIFLRVVDPRKAIVEVKNYLYQTSQFAQTTLRSVLGEVELDELLSHRDKLNLRIQSILDQHTAPWGVKVANVEVKQVDMPESMLRAMAKQAEAEREKRSKIIHAEGEFSAAQRLVDAAHLLATEPTSIQLRYLQTLTEIGVEKNTTIVFPLPIDLLKGLQALLDQRTKEPKPAAGA from the coding sequence ATGAATCCGCTCACATTCATTCCAATCGCCATCGTTGTTCTCTACATCCTCAACTCCATCAAAATCCTTCCCGAGTACGAGCGCGGCGTCATCTTCCGCCTGGGGCGGTTGCTGCCCGAGCCCAAGGGACCCGGCATCTTTCTTGTCTTTGCGCCCGTGGACAAGATGGTCCGCACCTCCCTGCAGCAGGAGGCGCTGGAGGTCCCGCCGCAGGACATCATCACCCGCGATAACGTCACCCTGAAGGTGAACGCCGTTATCTTCCTGCGCGTGGTGGATCCGCGGAAAGCCATCGTCGAGGTGAAGAACTACCTCTACCAGACTTCGCAGTTCGCGCAGACCACGCTGCGCTCGGTGCTGGGCGAGGTCGAACTCGACGAGCTGCTCTCCCACCGCGACAAGCTCAACCTGCGCATCCAGAGCATTCTCGACCAGCACACCGCGCCCTGGGGCGTGAAGGTGGCCAACGTCGAGGTCAAGCAGGTGGACATGCCGGAATCCATGCTGCGCGCCATGGCCAAGCAGGCGGAGGCGGAACGCGAGAAGCGCAGCAAGATCATCCACGCCGAAGGCGAGTTCTCCGCCGCGCAGCGCCTGGTCGATGCGGCGCACCTGCTCGCCACCGAGCCGACCAGCATCCAGTTGCGCTACCTGCAGACGCTGACCGAGATCGGCGTGGAAAAGAACACCACCATCGTCTTCCCGCTGCCGATTGACCTGTTGAAAGGCTTGCAAGCGCTGCTGGATCAGCGCACCAAGGAACCTAAACCCGCGGCGGGAGCGTAG